The genomic interval GTCGGCAGGCTATTGCCCAGTTATGCTCGAAACATGTGTTCTCCCAGTGCGACGCTGACGGTATGGGCCGGTTCCTGGCTGGCCGGCCAGAGCGCGCCCGACGACGTGCTGGACGCGCTGCGGGCCTGGGCGCCGCGGCACGGCGTGGCCGCCGGTGATCCGATCACCGGCGGGCGGACCGGACTGCCCTGGCCGACCGCCGAGCCGCTGGCCGCCGGCACGGGGATCATGGTGCTGCTCAAGGTGATCCGCGAGGCTCTCGACGCGCCCGGCGCGCAGCTGCGGCTGGTGCTGCCGGTACCCGGCGATCTTCGTGGTGTCCCGGCGGGCACCGAATTCGCCACGGCGGCAATGGAAGCCGAGGAGGGCCTGCTCGTCGGCGTGCCCGGCGCGGAGGGAATCGGCCTGGTCCCGCAGTGGACCGACGAGGACACGCTGCAGTGGACCGTCTTCCACACGCCGGTCCCGAACCCGGTGCCGGACATGGCCCTCGGCGAGGCGGAGTACGCGATGCGGCAGGCGGTCCGCGACGCCGCCGACGCCCTGATGACGTTGCAGACCACCGCGGTCGGCACCGACGACATGGATCCGCGCGAGCTGGTGGAGGCCGAACTCGCCGACTACTCCCGGCACGGGTATCCGGACTCGGCGCCGCTGCGGGCCCGCCGCATCCTCGACACCGCCGACCACGTGGCCGCCATCCTCACCGTCGCGCAGCAGGCCCCGGCCTCCTCCCCCGCCTCGGCCAGCGCCATGCAGGCACAGGAGACGTTCCTGCGTCCGCTGTGGGACGCGATCCGCGCCGCCCGGCTCGCCGCCGTGCACGCGGCCGCGGGCGCCCGCTGAGCCGCGCGGCTCACACCGGTTCGGCGCTTTCGCGGGCCTCGTCACCGAGCCAGCGATCGATGCAGTCCAGCAGTTCATCCGGATCGACCGGCTTGGTGATGTAGTCGCTCGCGCCCGAGGCCAGGCTCTTCTCCCGGTCACCGGCCATCGCCTCGGCCGTCACCATGATGATCGGCAGCCGGTCGAAATGCGGCATCGTGCGAATGGTCGTGGTGGTGGCGTAGCCGTCCATCTCCGGCATCATCACGTCCATCAGGATCACGTCCACGTCGGGGTGCTCGCGCAGCGCCTCGATGCCGTCGCCGTCGCGCAGGCGGCGGTCGAGCAGGATCACGTGCGGGCGGTCGCGGCGATCGTCTCGGCGACCGAGCCGGTCCGTTCGACGATCTCGATGTCCTCGACGAGTTCGAAGGCGGAGTCCAGTGCCACGGCGACCATCGGATGGTCCTCCGCCACCAGCAGCCGGATAGCGTTCTCCGCCCTATCGGATGGCATGACGGGAAGTCTAGGGCGACTTCGGCGGGTTGCTGCCGGCTTTGGCGCTCAGTGCTTGCGCACGACGCGCTCCCGCGCCCCCGGCTTCCAGATGACCACCTCCATGTGGCCGTCGATCAGCTCTACCGCCGACGCCCCGGTGATGTCGGCGACGTAGAACGGGTCGAAGACGCGGCCGCGCAGGTCGAACCCGGTCTGCTCGTACAGGGCGGTGGCGAAGCGCTGGTGCAGCTGTTCGTCGGGCACGTGGCCGACCACGCCCCACAGCTTGGCGTCGCCGTCGGTGACCTGGGTGTCGACGGTGGCGGTGTGCAGGCAGAAGCGCGGATCGCGGTGCAGGTCACGGAATTTGGTGGTGCCGGGCATACCCGCGACGATCAGCCTGCCCTCGAAGATCCGCGGTTCCATGGGGCTGATGCGCGGATAGCCGTCGGACCGGGTGGTCGCCAGCATGCACAGGTTTCCCGCGGCGGTGTGGCGGCGCAGGAAGATCGCGGAGGTCCGCGGCGCGGCCGCGGTGAACTCGTCCCAGCTGGTCATGTCCCCACGGTAGGCGGGGGCACCGACAATCCGGGCCCGATCGCGCGGTGCGGCACCCACTGGATCCGGGCGGGCCGCATGCGGCAGACTCGGCGCATGCAGATCTCGCGCGGCGGCGCCGCGGCCCTCACCGCGGCGTTCCTGGCGCTCGGCCTGTCCGCGGCGCCCCCGGCAGGCGCTGTGGTGGGCGGCACCGCGGCCGAGGCGTCGGCGTACCCCTGGCTCGCCGCCCTCGGCACGCCGATCTACGCGACCCGCGCGGGTGGCCAGTTCTGCGCGGGCGCGCTCGTCGCGCCCGATCGGGTGGTCACGGCCGGGCACTGCGGCGCCGTCGCGAAGATCCTGCCCGGCACGACGGTGACGTTCGGGCGCACCAATATGGCCGGTCCGGGCGGACTCACCGTGGCTATCAAGGAGGTTCGGCTGCATCCGGACTTCCGAGTGTCGGTGTTCGGCGACGATCTCGCCTTCCACAACGACATCGCGATGCTGACCCTGGCCGAGCCGGTAGCGCTGCCGACCCTGGCGGTCGGGCCCGCGCACGGCGATTCCGCCGAGGTGGTCGGCTGGGGCGTCACCGCCGACGACGATATGTCGAACAGCCGTCTGCACAGCGCACGCATCCCGTTGCTCGCGGACGACGCCTGCGCCGCCTACGGTGCCGAGTTCGACCCCCGTGAGGCCGTGTGCGCGGGTTCCACTCTCGCCGACAGCGCCCAATTCGACAGCGGCGGACCGCTTCTCGTCGACGGCGCCCTGGCCGGTATCGTCTCCTGGGGCAAGGGCAGCGCCGAGCCCGGTTATCCCGGCGTCTACGCGCGCGTCCCCACCCTCGACTTCTGAACCGAGCGGTATGAATCCGCTTGGGTGACTTGGTCACCGGCGACCGAACGCGATCCTATCCACATTTGCTGCCGGAATGCCGACACCCGATGCCGCGCCGACGCACCGGATGTGCGAAGTGTCGCCGAACCCGCCCGGACCGTCCCGTTCCG from Nocardia wallacei carries:
- a CDS encoding response regulator transcription factor, with amino-acid sequence MPSDRAENAIRLLVAEDHPMVAVALDSAFELVEDIEIVERTGSVAETIAATART
- a CDS encoding pyridoxamine 5'-phosphate oxidase family protein: MTSWDEFTAAAPRTSAIFLRRHTAAGNLCMLATTRSDGYPRISPMEPRIFEGRLIVAGMPGTTKFRDLHRDPRFCLHTATVDTQVTDGDAKLWGVVGHVPDEQLHQRFATALYEQTGFDLRGRVFDPFYVADITGASAVELIDGHMEVVIWKPGARERVVRKH
- a CDS encoding serine protease; translation: MQISRGGAAALTAAFLALGLSAAPPAGAVVGGTAAEASAYPWLAALGTPIYATRAGGQFCAGALVAPDRVVTAGHCGAVAKILPGTTVTFGRTNMAGPGGLTVAIKEVRLHPDFRVSVFGDDLAFHNDIAMLTLAEPVALPTLAVGPAHGDSAEVVGWGVTADDDMSNSRLHSARIPLLADDACAAYGAEFDPREAVCAGSTLADSAQFDSGGPLLVDGALAGIVSWGKGSAEPGYPGVYARVPTLDF
- a CDS encoding response regulator — its product is MILLDRRLRDGDGIEALREHPDVDVILMDVMMPEMDGYATTTTIRTMPHFDRLPIIMVTAEAMAGDREKSLASGASDYITKPVDPDELLDCIDRWLGDEARESAEPV